The proteins below come from a single Gimesia alba genomic window:
- a CDS encoding VRR-NUC domain-containing protein, with product MGLTPEGRVTKAIKDYLTTLQRAGLPIWSVKIAGGKFQQAGLPDWHITYRGQSLWVEVKKPGGKPTDLQTATIEKIQRAGGVSCVVTSVDEVKALLRKLDSQSG from the coding sequence ATGGGATTAACACCCGAAGGTCGCGTCACCAAGGCGATTAAGGATTACCTCACAACCCTACAGCGTGCAGGGCTGCCTATCTGGTCGGTCAAAATCGCCGGCGGTAAGTTTCAGCAAGCCGGTCTCCCCGACTGGCATATCACCTATCGCGGACAGTCGCTCTGGGTCGAAGTCAAGAAGCCCGGCGGTAAACCAACCGATTTGCAAACCGCAACAATAGAGAAGATACAGAGGGCGGGAGGCGTCAGTTGCGTCGTTACCAGTGTTGATGAGGTGAAAGCGTTGCTAAGAAAGCTTGACAGTCAGTCTGGATAG